DNA from Mucilaginibacter mallensis:
ATTCATGTCTATTTCCATTTGGCTGGTGGCATCTTTTAAATGATCACCAACTTGCATCCCTGATGGATATTCCATATAGCCCTGGTTAATTACTTTAAAATTTACTTTGGCATTTGGCTGGGCCGGTTGTTGAGACTGCTGCTGTGTATTAACGCTCATGTCCATCATCATTACCCCGCCATCGCATTTATAAACCGCGTTTGATGAGTTGATCAATTCCCCATTTTTATCATATGCCTCTGCAGCAACGTTTGCAGTAGTTACCCCGTTTGCAGTACTCACATCAGAAACCTTTGTAACTGATCTAAAGGTCATTTCATTTTTATTATTGAAGGCCGTCATCTCAATGGTCTTGTTCTTTTGCATATACATATATTGAGAACAATCCTGGGCAAACAACTGGCCGGTTACTAAAAAGCAGGCAAAAAGAGCTACAAATTTTTTCATGGTTTTTTGTTTATATAACAAAACTATTACATAAGCCGATCTGTGTCAATCACCCAATCGGGGGATAAGCGTTTTTATTTAGATGGAAATAATTGATCTTATTACGGGAAACATATCGCCTGTAACCAACAGGTTTGTTTAGCATTTTATATTACACTATTTGATTTAACGTCAATCCACAGGCCTCATTTTAATGCGCTGATATTGTGAATTTAAAAACCCCCGATTTGGTGATTGACCGGCTGCGCTATCGGCAGTAATTTTAATCAGGTAAAATTTAACTAATAAATAACATGCACCATCCCGTATATCCTTGCAATAAAAAAAGCGGGGCACGATGCTTCTATTAAACCTTTGAAAATCACTTATCAAAATGAAAAACATGAACCTCAAAACCAAACACGATCGCTTTCATATCAGCCATCGCCCCCAATTTTATTACCTGATGATACCATTGTTAGTTTGTACCTTTTGTGCAAATGCCCAGGTAAAAAGGCCCGCAGCAAAGCCTGTTATAACAACAGTACCGGCATCTACCCAAACAACTGCACCCGCTATTACAAAAAAACCTGTCGAGAAAACAACGCCGGTACTATATGGAAATGTACAGCATCTTACGGTAAAGCCCCTTGGGTTGGGTGATCCCGCTTATGAGGGTACAAGTAAACATGCCAAAAGAAAGGCTTCACATGATAACGGATTTGACGATACTGCAAAAATGCACATTAACGGGATCACAATTAAACTTGTGAAGAACCCCAAATTTGGCGGCAATGCCCCGACCACCTATAAGGCGCATACAAAAAAAGGAAGCGAACACAAAGAAAAGAGCACCGACAAAAAAGGGGGAGAATGGGATTGCGCATCTTCAACAGTTTCGCTTACGGCCAACAGCCCCAATTTTTTAAGTGCCGATGCCGCCTCAATGGCAGGCCTCATTTATCCCGGGGCATTTTATAAGTTCGACGATTTTTTTAGCGGCAACCCAAAACCTTTTATAGGAGCGCAGCATGTGTTAGGATTAATGATAGATAATTCGAACTTAAAACCCAACGATAACCCGTTTGTAAATATTTCAAATCCTAACTATGAAAAAGTATATACAGCTGTTGATAAACTTCAAAATGAATTAAAGGGGCCGGCGGGCACTTTTAGCTTTAATTCAACCAGTTATGAAACAAGTGATGCTACGGCTGCAGCTCTCCAGATCAGCGGAGGGGGTAGCTACGCGGGCGTTACAGTAAGCGCCTCTTATGCCACTTCCAGCGAGTCGAATACGGTAAATGTAACCATTGATGCCACTAAAATATTGTATACCATACGTGTTGTACCGCCCGATAGCGGCTATTTTATTGACCCCAACGTTGAGAACACAAAAAACCTGATGGTAATGGGTCGTGTAAGTTATGGCGTACGCGTTTTAGCGAATTTTACCTATACTATGAATTCTTCAAAGGACGCTGAAACTTTCAAGGCAAGTTACAGCGGTTTTGGCACGAGTGCAAATGTTGACCTTAACGCAGTATCGTCTGATAAAAATGTTTCAAGTACCATAAATTGTTATGTAGTTGGCGGCCCGGGCAAAACCACGTTGCAGTTTAACCGGAAAGATCTTGAAAAAGAGATCCAAAATGTATTCAGAAATGTTACCTGGCAAACCGCCCAGCCAATTTCTTACTCTTTTTATGATATGGCTGATGATGTGCTCGGGTCGTACAGCAACACTGACGATTTTCACGAACGTAACTGTGTGCCCAATGATAATGCTGCCATACTACAAAGTGCCTATATAACTTATACAACCAGTCAATTACCGGGAGAAAATAAAGACGATGACACACACTATCATGTAATTGTATATTCGGGCAATGCAGGTTCAAATAATGGCTATAATGGGTACGATAACAATCCACCCCAGACAGTAAATAATGGCGAACCATTTCTTTTGGCCTACAAAACGGGGCCGCTCAATATAACCTTTAATGGAGGTGTTAGCCATCAAGATCCGCTGACCTTTAATAATTATTTAACGAATTTTTTGGGTTTAAAAGGTAACCCAACAATGGACTTCTTTGTCAAAAATGGCGGATTGGTCCATTTTCATATTTATCCCAATGGGCATGATACCTGGGGTATATCAACAGTTGTTTTGACACTCAATTTTGCCGGCGGGTTAACACAAAAGATCACTTGGGGCGGTAAGGGGCCGGATGTGCTTGTATTAACCCAGGACAGTACAGAGGGAACCCTTTATTTTGATGGTACATTTAAACCACGACAATAAAAAAATAATATTGGTAGATCATAGTATAACAAAAGTTTGATCCCGATCATTATTTACAAAAAATGATCCAGAGAAGCCGCCTTACATAAATAAGGCAGCTTCTCTGAATATTATCAATAGATGATGTATTTCACCAATTTAGCATTTACTTAAATGAGAACCAGGCCCTGCTGCTTTTTATATTTAACTTTTATTTTTATGCTGTTTATTACCGAGGGTTATTCGCAAACTACCCCGCCGGTTACTGCTGCTACCACATCGCCCATAACGCCACCAGCTATTGTAAAAACTAATGACCCGAATAATCTAACCCGGCCAAGTGATGATCTGGGCCTTCCTGAAGTAGATGCGTATGTTACCAACTGTTATAATGTTTACGACCAAACAAACCAGTTATCAACCCAGCTTAATGCTATTGAACAGCAGGTTATTGTTACTAAAAAAGTAAATATGGACAATAACGGCATCGAGAAACAGCTAACCACTTTCAACCTTCAGTTAACCACATTAAATACTAATGGCCAGGCCCTGGTAGCGTCCAGTTCTGACATGTCTGCAAATGTTACCAAAGATCTTAAAGGCCACCCGTTCAAGATTCCATCAGCACTTATCAGGGTAAGGAACTCAACAAAAGCGGTGAAGCTATCCCTTAAAAATATACATACCATGCTAACTGTTACTATGGTAAATATCAACCACCGGCTGCATCCTTTAAGCGCTGCTGACAGCGCTAAAAGCAAATCAGATTCTTCTGCCCGCGGGCTTGCCAATATAGGTAAAACCATGAAAACCGCTATCAGTATTACAGGGATAGGCTTTTCAAGCTTTAATTCTCTTTCTACTGAAATAAATAACATGTCCGGCATAAAAAGTATCAATAAAAAATTCAACTCGTCGGGAACATCCACAATTGATGTTGTGCATTATGGCACTACTGATGAGCTTTTAAATGCGGTGCTTTCTACCTGCAAAGACATTGTTTCGGAAAAAAATGTCGGAAGTTCCGAGAAGGGGAAAATTAGTTTGGCATTTTAATCTATTGTCAATATTTAAATTGACCAAACGCCCTTATTCGTTAGTATTTCAATAGTCCCAAAAAGCCGTACATACGGTATGTTACCTGTACACTTGGAGCCAATCAGAACGAACGGATTTATACAGGACCTAAAACTTTTGGCAGGAATAAGGCTGCGCTATAGTTTTCAAAAGCAAAATTTGTGAACATCCGGTGAGGATTAAACATATTTATCAGGGATTATGTTGCCGGGCTTTTTCTGATCTGCTCAAAACCGAACAACAGAATGTTCGGTTTTGTTACAACCCCAGGATCATCGATTAAACGCACGTTATAATTCATCACTCGCTGAAATTATGACGTGTGTTTTATTTTAAGTGTAATCAACCGGTGTGATAAGTGAAAACCTGGACAATTGTTGATGCTATCGAGGGTATCATTCGTATCTCCAAATATAAATTTTGTTTTTTATATTTGTAGCGATTGTTACATTAAATCAAGTTTTATGCCACGTGTTCAATTATTTGATAAGGAAAAAGCATTGAAAAATGCGATGGAATTGTTCTGGAAAAAAGGGTTTAATGGTACCTCCACCCGCGACCTGGAAAAGGCTACCGGGCTGGGTACATCGAGTATCTATAATTCATTTGGCGGTAAAGAGTCTTTATTCTTTGAAACGCTCCAATATTACATGGAAACTGAACAGACGAAACTCGGTCAAAATATAAAGAGTTCGCCGTCCGCCTTAAAGGCACTCAGGGCACTGTTTGAGTGCGTGTTACAGGAAGATAGCGCGGCAGGTATGCCGGTAAGTGGCTGCTTCGTGGTTAATTCCATTACTGAGCTTGCTAACAACAGCCCCCGGTTGAACCAGTTCGTCACTGCTGCGAGGGCAGGGACGATCGCAATATTAAAAGAACTTATCCAAAAGGCACAGGAACAAAATGAAATCCCTGCGGTGAACGATCCAACTCAATTGGCCGTTTACTTGCAAACGGTCATGACCGGGTTGAAAGTGTCTGGTATGTTGGACTCATGCCCGGTTTCATGTAGCTTTACAAAATTTTTGCGCTGAGTGCTTTGTTCATTATCCAGCAGAATCACACGGTCATTTCTGACTAATGCGCCTCTTACCTTTATAACAGCGCGTTGCAGTGCCAAGCCAAACTTGGCCAGGAAGTGGGAGGGAACGTTACTCAGGTCAATATGGGAGTTCACCCGCAATTCTGCGTACTGTACTATCCTGTCGACCGGTGTAGGTAACAGCCCAAGGGCACCGCTTTTTTTTAATGCATCAAAGGCAATTTTATCAATTTCCTTTTTTTTCTGGTCATTTAGCATCCTTTTGCTGGTATCTTAAAAATTTTAAATAATCGATCAGTGCCTGCTCTTCCTCTGGAGTCAGGTCGTCCGAGTTAAAAGCGTAGTGCACAGGCCGTTTTCGTTCCTCTTTACCCTGTTCCACAATACCGGCCGCCACCATCAGGTCATCGAACGTAATATGGAATAACTCTGAAAGCTTGTAAAGGGTATTGGCAGAGGGTTTTTTGATCTTGTCATTTTCCAGTTGACTCAGGTAAGCATTGGAAATGCCGCTCTGCACTTCTACTTCCCGTAAGGATAATTTTTTGAGGTCTCTTGCTTCTCGCAAGATGCCTCCGAGCGTCTTTGTGCTTTCTGTCATATGACTGCAAAGTTAATATAATCTTAAATAATAATGCAAGTGCTAATTGAAATTAGCACGATATCAAGCAAAGTTAAAAATAATTAGCTTAAAAATCAAGCACTTGCTAAAAATAACAAGCAAAATAATAAGCAATGCTTGATATATTTAGCAAAGCAATATATATTTGTCAAAAAATTAATAATTCACAACATGGAAAATTTAGAAGGGGCGGGTCAACGACCAGCCGAAAACAAACTTCCGCTCAAGATTGAGGGAAAAGAATTTGACTGGTCAGATCAGTATGTCACCGGGTTGCAGGTGAAAAAACTGGTCGGTGCCGGTGAGGGGGCGCGTGTTTTTCTCGGTATTGAAAAGCCGTGGGAAGACGAGCCGGTAGCCGATGATGACCGGATTGATCTGGCCAGGCCTGGTATTGAAAAATTTTACCTGAAGTATGTATTGCCCATAATTATTAACGGCAAGGAATATGAATGGGACAAACAATACATTACAGGTGCTGAAGTACGTCAACTGGCAATGACCGGAACCAATGGCTTATTGTACCTGGCTATTAAGAAACCATGGGAAGACGAACTGGTTGGCGACGATACCCTGGTTGATCTTGCCCGGCCGGGAATAGAACATTTCTTTACAAAAACGGAGCATGTTCAACTGGTAACTATTAAAGTGGACCGCATAGACCGCCTGATCGAACCGGGTGAACGTACAGTAGCGGAAATAAAGAAAGTAGGCGAGGTAACACCCGGCTACGAGCTGGATGAGCTTATTGGCAATAAACCGGTCCCACTTAAAAACGATGCGGTAATTTGTATCAAGGGCGGCGAACAATTTTTAAGCCGGGTAAAGGACGGTACCTCATCATAATATGGAATTTGCACCACAAGATATTGAGGAATTGAAAACAATAGCCCCTTCATTACGCGCAGCGGATGAAGGGGGCTATTCTTATATCCTCATTGAAAAATTACAGATGCCTGCTAATTGTAAGCCATCTGAAGTAGATGCGCTATTATGCCCGATGCTGAAGGACGGGTACCAATCAAGGCTTTATTTATCAGAGAAGTTGGCAGGATGTAATGCAGGGCTGAACTGGAATGCCACGGTTAGGATATTGGGCAGAACCTGGTACGGTATTTCCTGGCAGACACCGGCCGATTTGAAATTTAAAGAAATGTTACTGGTACACCTTAAAGCTTTTAAACAATGAAAAAACTAAAAGTCCATGTAAAGATGCCCGGGCCACTTTATGAAAAAGTGCTTGCCGACCTGAAAAGGCCTCATGAGTTTGCCGGGGAAAGAGTAGGATTTCTTTATACCACTCATAAGATTATAGGCGGTCGAATGATAATCTGGATAAATAGCTATTCTCCCGTTAAGGACGACCACTATATCTATGATCGTTCGGTAGGGGCACGTTTTAGCGGGGCGGCGATCCGCGATGCCATGGAACAAGTGATAACCCATAACTCCGGGAGTGTATATGTCCACCTTCATAATCACAAAGGGGTGCCTGCACCCAGCGAAGCAGATAAAAACGGCATTCCCGGCGTCGTGCAAAGCCTCGTCCATGCTAATCCAACGGCGACCCATGGTTACCTGATCCTGAGTAAAAACTCGTTTTTCGTCCGCTTACAATTACCGGGCGGTTCGCTTGTGACAGCACCTGAATGCATTTCCGTAATCGGCAAGCCCATGGTCTTTCACTACCCCGGAAAAAGGTTACACAAATTTGGTGACAAATATAGCCGCCAATCGTTTCTTGGGCCCGAATCTCAGTTTCTTTTCGGCCAGGTTCGTGTAGCAATCGTAGGGCTTGGTGGCGGCGGATCACATGTTGCCCAGCAGTTTGCACATATCGGAATTTTAAACCCGGCTATTTTTGATGGGGACCACGCCGAAGAATCAAACCTGAATAGGCTGATCGGCGCATGGTTTATGGATATCTTGCGACGCACGCTAAAAACCAGGATTGCCAAACGGCTTTTTAAAAAGATACTTCCCGGTGTGGCCGTTGAATGTTATGATGGCCGTTGGCAGGATTATGCGGAAGCAATGCAAACTTGTGATATTGTTGTCGGCTGCGTGGATGATTATGCCTCGAGGGCTGAGTTGGAGGCGGAATGCAGAAGGTACCTGATCCCGTATATCGATATAGGTATGGATGTACATGTGGATGAAGCGGGTAAAAGCCACATCTCGGGCCAGGTGATTACTTCAATTCCAGGCTGGCCTTGTATGCGCTGCCTGCAGTTTGTGACTGAGGAAAAACTCGGTAAAGAAGCAGCCAAATACGGACAGGCGGGCATCCGGCCGCAGGTAGTTTGGCCAAACGGCACCCTGGCATCGACTGCCGTCGGGATAGTTGTGGAGTTAATAACAGGCTGGACTTCACAGGGAATGGGAAATAATTATTTATCTTATGACGGAGACAAGGGAACGCTGGTGCCGAGCCACCGTTTAAAATTTTTGCCGGAGGAGGCATGCGACCATTTTCCCCTCAGTCAAAGCGGCGTTCCCGCCTATCAATCCCTGTAAAGTTTATTTAGGTAATATGTTGGATTTTAATTATCATTGTTCGCCTATTACCTAAATGCTTTTAATATGCGCCTTATTGGCATCCGAGTTACGCCGCACAAAGTATTATATTCCATTGTCGATGATAATGAAGGAAGTATAAGTACCATTAACCAGGACTTGGTCATCCCCGTTTCTTTTAACGTTCCGCAAAAGCTCAAATATGTTAGAAAAACCTTCCTGGATATTTTAGGTGAATATGCTATAGTACGTGCGGGAATCAAACTGACGGAATATTCCGGTTACCAGGGGCCCGATATCAATAGGGTAATGATTGAAGGGGTTATACAAGAGATGCTTGCCAGTAGCAAGGTTGAAAAATATTTTACCGGGACAAAGGTTTCCATTGCGGCTCGGCTAGGTATTTCGGCGGATGGTACAATTTCCCGGATGATAGACGGGCATGAGAACTACCCAGGAATAATAGATTGGCAGTCCCTCGGCAAAGAACATAGGGAATGTATACTTACGGCATTGGCTGTTAAT
Protein-coding regions in this window:
- a CDS encoding TapB family protein is translated as MKKFVALFACFLVTGQLFAQDCSQYMYMQKNKTIEMTAFNNKNEMTFRSVTKVSDVSTANGVTTANVAAEAYDKNGELINSSNAVYKCDGGVMMMDMSVNTQQQSQQPAQPNAKVNFKVINQGYMEYPSGMQVGDHLKDATSQMEIDMNNGMTSVMTIQITDRIIAGKENVTTPAGSWNCFKITYKTTSSTTFKGAHADTINNAMSAFAKLKAKLGNLGPKMASNTSETTVWYAPGFGLVKMQSKTFVMELTALR
- a CDS encoding thiol-activated cytolysin family protein yields the protein MKNMNLKTKHDRFHISHRPQFYYLMIPLLVCTFCANAQVKRPAAKPVITTVPASTQTTAPAITKKPVEKTTPVLYGNVQHLTVKPLGLGDPAYEGTSKHAKRKASHDNGFDDTAKMHINGITIKLVKNPKFGGNAPTTYKAHTKKGSEHKEKSTDKKGGEWDCASSTVSLTANSPNFLSADAASMAGLIYPGAFYKFDDFFSGNPKPFIGAQHVLGLMIDNSNLKPNDNPFVNISNPNYEKVYTAVDKLQNELKGPAGTFSFNSTSYETSDATAAALQISGGGSYAGVTVSASYATSSESNTVNVTIDATKILYTIRVVPPDSGYFIDPNVENTKNLMVMGRVSYGVRVLANFTYTMNSSKDAETFKASYSGFGTSANVDLNAVSSDKNVSSTINCYVVGGPGKTTLQFNRKDLEKEIQNVFRNVTWQTAQPISYSFYDMADDVLGSYSNTDDFHERNCVPNDNAAILQSAYITYTTSQLPGENKDDDTHYHVIVYSGNAGSNNGYNGYDNNPPQTVNNGEPFLLAYKTGPLNITFNGGVSHQDPLTFNNYLTNFLGLKGNPTMDFFVKNGGLVHFHIYPNGHDTWGISTVVLTLNFAGGLTQKITWGGKGPDVLVLTQDSTEGTLYFDGTFKPRQ
- a CDS encoding TetR/AcrR family transcriptional regulator → MPRVQLFDKEKALKNAMELFWKKGFNGTSTRDLEKATGLGTSSIYNSFGGKESLFFETLQYYMETEQTKLGQNIKSSPSALKALRALFECVLQEDSAAGMPVSGCFVVNSITELANNSPRLNQFVTAARAGTIAILKELIQKAQEQNEIPAVNDPTQLAVYLQTVMTGLKVSGMLDSCPVSCSFTKFLR
- a CDS encoding helix-turn-helix domain-containing protein produces the protein MTESTKTLGGILREARDLKKLSLREVEVQSGISNAYLSQLENDKIKKPSANTLYKLSELFHITFDDLMVAAGIVEQGKEERKRPVHYAFNSDDLTPEEEQALIDYLKFLRYQQKDAK
- a CDS encoding multiubiquitin domain-containing protein, coding for MENLEGAGQRPAENKLPLKIEGKEFDWSDQYVTGLQVKKLVGAGEGARVFLGIEKPWEDEPVADDDRIDLARPGIEKFYLKYVLPIIINGKEYEWDKQYITGAEVRQLAMTGTNGLLYLAIKKPWEDELVGDDTLVDLARPGIEHFFTKTEHVQLVTIKVDRIDRLIEPGERTVAEIKKVGEVTPGYELDELIGNKPVPLKNDAVICIKGGEQFLSRVKDGTSS
- a CDS encoding HesA/MoeB/ThiF family protein, whose protein sequence is MKKLKVHVKMPGPLYEKVLADLKRPHEFAGERVGFLYTTHKIIGGRMIIWINSYSPVKDDHYIYDRSVGARFSGAAIRDAMEQVITHNSGSVYVHLHNHKGVPAPSEADKNGIPGVVQSLVHANPTATHGYLILSKNSFFVRLQLPGGSLVTAPECISVIGKPMVFHYPGKRLHKFGDKYSRQSFLGPESQFLFGQVRVAIVGLGGGGSHVAQQFAHIGILNPAIFDGDHAEESNLNRLIGAWFMDILRRTLKTRIAKRLFKKILPGVAVECYDGRWQDYAEAMQTCDIVVGCVDDYASRAELEAECRRYLIPYIDIGMDVHVDEAGKSHISGQVITSIPGWPCMRCLQFVTEEKLGKEAAKYGQAGIRPQVVWPNGTLASTAVGIVVELITGWTSQGMGNNYLSYDGDKGTLVPSHRLKFLPEEACDHFPLSQSGVPAYQSL